The stretch of DNA CATAATCAAGTCCAACTTGAAATCCGCTGGCATCGTGCGTGAAGAATACTTCCGGCTGCTTTCTTCCTGCTGATTTTTTAATTACCTCCCCGCCCCCTTCAACGCCTCCAGCATTTCCTTCTTCCCTTTGGCAAATGTCTGCGCGGTCTCCCCTTTTCTGTTCACTATCGTGACCTTGGCGCCTCGTTTGACCAGCATCCTCGCCGCGTCCGCCCGGTTGGCGCGGACGGACCATATCAATGGCGTGTCGCCGTTATTGTCACGGGCGTTTATGTCCGCCCCCTTTAATAGAAGCGAGTGCATCACCCCTTCCAGCCCGCGCCGGGAGGCGATCATAAGGGGTGTGGCCCCGTCCGTCTTGCGCGCGCGGACGTTTGCGCCGGACTCGATCAATATCGCCGCGGAGCTTTCGCGCCCCCACTGGATCGCCGCGTAAAGGGGAGTGCGCCCCCGCGCATCGGCCTTGTTGATCTCCGCTTTTTTAAGGATCAAAGTGGCTATGGCCGCTTCCGCCCCGCTCTCCGCAGCGTAGATCAGCGGCGTGTTCCCCTCCATGTCCTTGCCGTCAATGTCCGCCCCCATTGCGGCCAGCGCCTCCACTATCTCCTCGGCGTTGGCCCCGGCGGCGGTCATCATGGGGGTCTGCCCGAAATCGTTGGCGTCCGATACGCGCGCCCCGCCCTGTATCAGTATTTTCGCGGCCTCATCCTCCCCTTCCCTAGACGCTATTATCAGCGCCGTCTCGCCATGGTCTGTTCTGGCGTTCACGTCGGCGCCGCTGTCCAGCAATGTCCGCACGGTCTGCGCCACTCCCTTCCCGGAAGCGAACATTACCGGAGTATAACCTCCGGTGGTCTTGGCGTTCACGTCCGCCCCTGCCGCAATCAGCGCCGCCACAGCGTCCGTATGCCCCGCCATTATCGTGTGGACTATCACCGGAACGCCCTCTTCGTCCCGTACGTTCGGGTTGGCCTTTTTGCCAAGGGCGGAAAGCAAAGCCTCCACATCCCCGTTCACAGCGGCGGACACAAGGAGGGAATCGGGCCCGGGCGCCCCCTTCTTCTGCGCAAACGCTCCCGTGCCGCAAAACGCGATCAAAAAAGCCGCCAACCCCACCCGGACGAACATCTTTTCCATCATTCCTCTATTGCGTCATGAGGTCCGCAAGAGCAATCGTTGTCTTAAACGTCCAACACCCATATAATCCATTAAGACGATTCTACTACGGGAGGCCGATCACATGGCGGTTGACAAAGAGTTGCTGGACATCCTGGCGTGTCCAAAATGCAAAGGGGACCTGGCGCTGACAAAAGCTGGCGACGGGCTTATCTGCAAAGCGTGCATGTTGCAGTACGAAATAAAGGAAGACATCCCCATAATGCTCATAGACGAGGCCAAAAAGCTGGACAAACTCCCCGATGGAGCGAATTAGGCTCTCCGCCGCCGTCATCACAAAGAACGAGGAGGACAAGATCGGCGACTGCCTTGCCAGCCTCTCTTTCGCCGATGAGATAGTGGTGGTGGACAGCGGTTCCACAGACCGCACCGTGGAAATCGCAAAGTCCATGGGGGCCAACGTCGTCTTCCACGAGTGGCCGGGGCACATCCAGCAGAAGAATTTCGCCATCGGCCAGGCCCGGGGCGAATGGGTGATAAGCCTGGACGCGGACGAACGGGTGTCGCCCCGGTTGCGCGATGAAATATTGAAGGTCCTCGGCGCTCCGAAGGCCGACGGATACGCCATCCCCAGGCTTGTCCATTATATAAACCGCTGGATCCGCCATTGCGGATGGTACCCGGCGCGCAAGGTGCGCCTGTTCCGGCGGGACAAGGGGAAATGGGGGGGCGAAAACCCGCACGACAGGCTTTTCGTGGAGGGAAAGGTGGAGGACCTTAACGGCGACATCTACCATCTTTCTTTCGACGACATTTCCGAACATCTGCGCACGATAAACAGTTTTACCGACATCGCCGCCGCGGAACGGGGAGAGAAGCCCATTATGTTCCCCTGGCTTTCCATGATCCTGC from Nitrospinota bacterium encodes:
- a CDS encoding ankyrin repeat domain-containing protein; amino-acid sequence: MMEKMFVRVGLAAFLIAFCGTGAFAQKKGAPGPDSLLVSAAVNGDVEALLSALGKKANPNVRDEEGVPVIVHTIMAGHTDAVAALIAAGADVNAKTTGGYTPVMFASGKGVAQTVRTLLDSGADVNARTDHGETALIIASREGEDEAAKILIQGGARVSDANDFGQTPMMTAAGANAEEIVEALAAMGADIDGKDMEGNTPLIYAAESGAEAAIATLILKKAEINKADARGRTPLYAAIQWGRESSAAILIESGANVRARKTDGATPLMIASRRGLEGVMHSLLLKGADINARDNNGDTPLIWSVRANRADAARMLVKRGAKVTIVNRKGETAQTFAKGKKEMLEALKGAGR
- a CDS encoding Trm112 family protein; protein product: MAVDKELLDILACPKCKGDLALTKAGDGLICKACMLQYEIKEDIPIMLIDEAKKLDKLPDGAN
- a CDS encoding glycosyltransferase family 2 protein; the protein is MERIRLSAAVITKNEEDKIGDCLASLSFADEIVVVDSGSTDRTVEIAKSMGANVVFHEWPGHIQQKNFAIGQARGEWVISLDADERVSPRLRDEILKVLGAPKADGYAIPRLVHYINRWIRHCGWYPARKVRLFRRDKGKWGGENPHDRLFVEGKVEDLNGDIYHLSFDDISEHLRTINSFTDIAAAERGEKPIMFPWLSMILRPKVTFIKMYFLKLGFLDGVPGLIASGLSAYHVFCKYMKIWERQSR